A window from Moritella yayanosii encodes these proteins:
- a CDS encoding cyanophycin synthetase yields MKRVKQLIYKWISSKFMHGCSNYNSLEVRRGCRSKKQARDKFAAGNIPHAQGTIFFNPFTAVKFAKTHGFPLVIKPNVSGFSRGSHFPIRNYKELWRAMFLAKLWWPTTVIEQYLQGKNYRVVITKAGVISVLQRYPAFVTGDGVNTISSLIETENAVRKKMGLYPCNNPISQGQQTISYLAKQGLTLTSVPDNAQQVELFYRISLAPGGVVETIQRDLIPTYNQELFAKVLNLFDAEILGIDVIMEQGIEHDAREQKLIFLEVNSRPYLNMHNYPRYGEADDLSGHLGLINVATNQQADTF; encoded by the coding sequence ATGAAACGAGTAAAACAACTAATTTACAAATGGATCAGTAGCAAATTCATGCATGGCTGTAGCAACTACAACAGCCTAGAAGTACGCCGCGGTTGTCGCTCCAAGAAGCAGGCACGTGATAAGTTTGCTGCGGGTAATATTCCTCATGCACAAGGGACCATTTTTTTTAACCCTTTCACTGCGGTAAAGTTTGCTAAAACGCATGGTTTTCCATTAGTGATCAAACCCAATGTCAGTGGTTTTTCGCGTGGCAGTCATTTTCCTATTCGTAATTATAAAGAACTTTGGCGGGCAATGTTCCTGGCTAAACTGTGGTGGCCGACGACAGTTATAGAGCAATATTTACAAGGTAAAAACTACCGAGTAGTGATCACCAAAGCGGGCGTAATTTCAGTCCTACAACGTTATCCCGCATTTGTAACAGGTGATGGGGTCAATACCATCAGCAGCTTAATCGAAACAGAAAACGCGGTGCGTAAAAAAATGGGGCTTTATCCATGCAATAACCCGATATCTCAAGGCCAACAAACAATCAGTTATCTTGCGAAGCAAGGTTTAACCTTAACCTCAGTGCCAGATAACGCACAGCAAGTTGAATTGTTTTATCGTATATCGTTAGCACCAGGCGGCGTGGTTGAAACCATTCAGCGCGATCTGATACCAACCTACAACCAGGAATTGTTTGCCAAGGTATTAAATTTATTTGATGCTGAGATCTTAGGTATTGATGTGATCATGGAACAAGGTATTGAGCATGATGCCCGTGAGCAAAAGTTGATCTTCCTCGAAGTAAACTCACGCCCTTATCTAAACATGCACAACTACCCACGTTACGGTGAAGCAGATGATCTGTCAGGACATTTAGGGTTAATCAACGTTGCGACTAATCAACAAGCAGACACCTTCTAA
- a CDS encoding HopJ type III effector protein, with translation MLNDFLNKLSAQPTTIQFEDVIAVIDESYDFTATKFYNGYLVNEATENTGSCKLFALGRLNKFTKQQMLECFGTYYRDDVLNNPDGDDHANIRYFMRTGWSGIQFETLPLTLK, from the coding sequence ATGTTAAATGATTTTTTAAATAAATTATCGGCACAGCCAACTACTATTCAGTTCGAAGATGTCATCGCTGTTATTGATGAAAGCTATGATTTCACAGCCACTAAATTTTATAATGGCTACTTAGTAAACGAAGCAACGGAAAACACCGGTTCATGCAAATTGTTTGCACTAGGTCGTTTAAATAAATTCACCAAACAGCAAATGCTAGAGTGTTTTGGTACTTATTACCGTGATGACGTACTAAATAATCCTGACGGTGATGACCATGCTAACATCCGTTACTTTATGCGTACGGGTTGGTCAGGTATTCAATTCGAAACACTGCCGCTAACATTAAAATAA
- a CDS encoding NRDE family protein, with translation MCTVSWLLANDGYQVFFNRDEQKGRALARSPKYFNDLGVKYLMPVDPVGGGSWIAINQAGLSICLLNYYQQKPPEKELISRGLLVKSLISNTSLTKIRSALKKLPLQCYAAFTLLVFPSHLTAQIGDVYAVRWDGFELTTLTAVSPMISSSIALAEVTNYREDHHNAILLPHQVLFSGDGCNDELEIRPTPARVDIDSVAVNIIELTNQRCIDDKNSLALTQFHASHEPAPSYLSVCMHRDDAHTVSFTHLIATRKQLKMNYVCGCPCSSKQHQSYALYPHRETCVAVV, from the coding sequence ATGTGTACAGTAAGTTGGTTGTTGGCAAATGATGGCTATCAAGTATTCTTTAACCGAGATGAGCAAAAGGGCCGTGCTCTGGCACGCTCACCAAAATACTTTAATGATCTTGGCGTTAAATATTTAATGCCTGTGGATCCGGTTGGTGGGGGCAGTTGGATTGCGATTAATCAAGCGGGTTTATCAATATGTTTACTGAATTATTATCAACAAAAACCGCCCGAGAAAGAACTGATCAGTCGTGGTTTATTAGTCAAATCATTAATCAGTAATACGTCATTGACGAAGATCCGGTCGGCATTAAAAAAACTGCCTTTACAGTGCTATGCTGCCTTTACGTTATTAGTGTTCCCAAGTCATCTCACGGCACAAATTGGCGATGTTTATGCGGTACGTTGGGATGGTTTTGAACTCACCACTCTGACCGCTGTATCACCGATGATATCGTCATCAATTGCGCTAGCCGAAGTGACTAACTACCGAGAAGACCACCATAACGCCATCTTATTACCGCACCAGGTGTTATTTTCAGGCGACGGGTGTAATGATGAGCTGGAAATAAGACCAACGCCTGCGCGGGTTGATATTGATAGCGTTGCAGTAAATATTATCGAGTTAACGAATCAGCGTTGTATTGATGATAAGAACAGTTTAGCGCTGACTCAATTTCATGCCAGTCATGAGCCTGCACCGTCTTATTTATCGGTTTGTATGCACCGTGATGATGCGCATACGGTCAGTTTTACTCATCTCATTGCTACCCGTAAGCAACTTAAAATGAATTATGTCTGTGGTTGTCCGTGTTCATCAAAGCAACATCAGTCTTATGCTTTATATCCACATCGAGAAACTTGCGTTGCAGTAGTCTAA
- a CDS encoding D-alanine--D-alanine ligase family protein — protein sequence MLIRGLLILHYMVFCLRFLTIPWRYFQLNARYFNKQKKIFSKHDLDAITPVEWRLNQYIDRPDLCPERYPVFAKPEWGQNSVGVSCIHNIAELGVLRESSGYQAQNYLIQEAAVGAIEFEVFVVKHPQQAGQFAVMSITQVINNSADTFPVNGIYNHDTQYQDITDALSPTEQQQLWQELSRMGDFTIARYSLKADSLSALLLRQFKLVEVNLYVPMPLSLLSHNLTRLQKYQLLYNTTYSLAQLAQQLNSKKVTQGIFFNKLIAARRGHNTRILNQDETSKTTNLQMDQ from the coding sequence ATGCTTATACGTGGCTTATTAATATTACATTACATGGTATTTTGCTTGCGGTTTTTGACTATTCCGTGGCGTTATTTTCAGCTCAATGCGCGCTATTTTAATAAGCAAAAAAAAATATTCTCTAAGCACGATTTAGATGCCATAACGCCGGTTGAATGGCGTTTAAACCAGTACATTGATAGGCCTGATTTATGTCCAGAGCGCTACCCGGTATTTGCGAAACCAGAATGGGGACAAAACTCGGTCGGTGTCAGCTGTATCCATAATATTGCTGAGCTTGGCGTATTACGAGAAAGCAGCGGTTATCAGGCGCAAAATTATTTAATTCAAGAAGCGGCAGTCGGTGCCATTGAGTTTGAGGTATTTGTTGTTAAACACCCTCAGCAAGCGGGACAGTTTGCAGTAATGTCGATAACGCAAGTGATTAACAACAGCGCAGATACATTCCCCGTCAATGGCATTTATAACCATGATACCCAATACCAAGATATTACCGACGCATTAAGCCCTACAGAGCAGCAGCAGCTGTGGCAAGAACTAAGTCGCATGGGTGATTTTACAATCGCCCGCTATAGTTTGAAAGCGGATTCATTAAGTGCACTATTACTACGCCAATTTAAACTCGTCGAAGTCAATTTATATGTACCGATGCCGCTTAGTTTATTAAGTCATAATTTGACCCGGTTACAGAAGTACCAGTTACTGTATAACACCACGTATTCACTTGCTCAGTTAGCGCAACAGCTAAACAGCAAAAAAGTAACCCAAGGTATTTTCTTTAATAAGTTGATCGCCGCCAGACGAGGTCATAACACAAGGATCTTGAATCAAGATGAAACGAGTAAAACAACTAATTTACAAATGGATCAGTAG